One part of the Paenibacillus silvisoli genome encodes these proteins:
- a CDS encoding ABC transporter ATP-binding protein — protein sequence MKQHHVTENEIVYSMVCDRTTDGQFVDTVLVLTGEQLLIARSLAEPAQEKIYKGYSTDVKGEAARPKSGKSDGGWSIEAIGLDRIESVSIVNLVASGMVVIKEAESRAVAAFTNGVMGRASKFASAFTKLKNNESLEELHLHESHEQSSCPKCGMIYPDEGRQICPKCMKKHAIFARLLSFAGQYKKSIFFIVLFMLLNSGTGLVIPYLQGSVLIDQGLGGKGTFANQIGLIIVLIIAFRTLSLVFGVMYGVINAKMSANIAFDLKSSVFSAMQRLSLSFFQRKQTGQLMTRVNNDATELQYFFVDGMSYFIVNAMNIIGITAILLVLDWKLTLLCFIPLPIVVVLVRKAFPRLWRLSWRRHRTISRMNAIISDTIRGTRVVKAFGKEQKEMDRFHTSNMAYSNADQSFNKFGGTVFPVLNILTQTGGILIWAFGGWMVMGGSISFGKVLTFVSYMHMLYGPIQFMNNIVGWWSYCMSAAQRIFEIQDSVPDVIEKPNAVHMDRMKGDIEVSNIVFGYEPNKAILKQVSMRAKPGQMIGVVGHSGAGKSTLVNIISRLYDVSEGEVRIDGVNIKEMSFSSLRDNIGIVSQEVYVFTGSIAENIAYANPECSIEDIIYAAKIAHAHDFIEKLPDGYDTVVGTGGHNLSGGEKQRLSIARAVLHNPRILILDEATASLDTETELQIQAALDSLVKGRTTIAIAHRLSTLRNADILIVMDNGKVVESGSHEELMTREGAYYSLVKKHDEALKMNEVISA from the coding sequence TTGAAGCAGCATCACGTAACGGAAAATGAAATCGTATACAGCATGGTTTGCGACCGGACGACGGACGGCCAATTCGTGGATACGGTTCTCGTGCTGACCGGCGAACAACTCCTCATTGCGAGAAGCTTAGCGGAACCGGCACAAGAAAAGATTTACAAGGGCTATTCAACTGACGTCAAAGGCGAAGCTGCTCGGCCTAAGTCCGGCAAATCGGACGGAGGCTGGTCAATAGAGGCGATCGGTTTAGACCGGATCGAATCCGTCTCTATCGTTAATTTGGTAGCTTCCGGAATGGTCGTCATCAAAGAAGCGGAATCGCGCGCGGTTGCGGCTTTTACGAATGGCGTGATGGGGCGGGCTTCGAAGTTCGCTTCCGCCTTCACGAAGCTGAAGAACAACGAATCGCTCGAAGAGCTGCATCTGCACGAAAGTCACGAGCAATCGTCTTGTCCGAAATGCGGAATGATTTATCCGGACGAAGGCAGGCAAATTTGCCCGAAATGCATGAAGAAGCACGCGATATTTGCCCGGCTGCTTTCCTTTGCGGGGCAGTACAAGAAGTCGATTTTCTTCATTGTTTTGTTTATGCTGCTGAATTCGGGAACCGGTCTCGTCATTCCTTATTTGCAAGGCTCGGTCCTGATTGATCAAGGGCTTGGCGGGAAAGGGACATTCGCCAATCAGATCGGCTTGATCATCGTTCTGATCATCGCGTTCCGGACGTTATCTCTTGTATTTGGCGTAATGTACGGCGTTATCAATGCAAAGATGTCGGCGAATATCGCATTCGATTTGAAGTCGAGCGTGTTCTCGGCCATGCAGCGGCTGTCGCTCAGCTTCTTCCAGCGCAAGCAGACCGGTCAGCTTATGACCCGGGTGAACAACGATGCGACGGAGCTGCAATATTTCTTCGTCGACGGGATGTCTTATTTTATTGTTAATGCCATGAACATTATCGGCATTACCGCGATTTTACTCGTACTGGATTGGAAATTAACCTTGCTTTGCTTCATTCCGCTGCCGATTGTCGTCGTGCTCGTTCGCAAGGCATTCCCGAGATTGTGGCGGTTGTCTTGGAGACGGCACCGGACGATCAGCCGGATGAATGCCATCATCAGCGATACGATTCGCGGCACGCGGGTCGTCAAGGCGTTCGGGAAAGAACAGAAGGAAATGGATCGCTTCCATACGTCCAACATGGCCTATTCCAATGCGGATCAATCGTTTAACAAGTTCGGCGGCACGGTGTTCCCGGTATTGAACATTTTGACGCAAACCGGCGGCATTCTGATCTGGGCGTTCGGCGGCTGGATGGTCATGGGCGGGAGCATCTCGTTCGGCAAGGTGCTGACCTTCGTCAGCTACATGCACATGCTTTACGGCCCGATTCAATTCATGAACAACATCGTTGGCTGGTGGTCGTACTGTATGTCGGCTGCGCAGCGGATTTTCGAGATTCAGGACTCGGTGCCGGACGTCATCGAGAAGCCGAATGCCGTTCATATGGACCGCATGAAGGGCGATATCGAGGTTTCCAACATTGTGTTCGGATACGAGCCGAATAAAGCGATTTTGAAGCAGGTCTCCATGCGCGCGAAGCCGGGCCAGATGATCGGCGTGGTCGGTCACTCGGGGGCAGGCAAGTCGACGCTCGTTAATATCATTTCGCGCTTATACGACGTTTCCGAAGGCGAAGTCCGGATCGACGGCGTCAATATTAAAGAGATGTCTTTCTCCTCTTTACGCGACAACATCGGCATCGTCTCGCAGGAAGTCTATGTATTCACCGGCAGCATAGCGGAGAACATCGCCTACGCGAATCCGGAATGCAGCATCGAGGACATCATCTATGCAGCGAAAATCGCGCATGCGCATGATTTTATCGAGAAGCTGCCGGATGGCTACGATACGGTTGTCGGCACCGGCGGGCATAATCTCTCCGGCGGCGAGAAGCAGCGGCTGTCGATTGCGCGCGCGGTCCTTCACAATCCGCGCATTCTCATCTTAGACGAGGCGACGGCGTCATTGGATACCGAAACGGAGCTGCAGATTCAAGCTGCGCTGGACTCGCTTGTGAAAGGAAGAACGACGATCGCGATCGCGCACAGGTTATCGACGCTTCGCAACGCAGATATACTCATTGTGATGGATAACGGCAAAGTGGTGGAAAGCGGATCGCATGAAGAGTTAATGACCCGTGAAGGCGCATATTACAGCCTCGTGAAGAAGCATGACGAGGCGCTCAAAATGAACGAGGTGATTTCGGCGTGA
- a CDS encoding DUF1854 domain-containing protein has product MTTNGTAPNQTAEEAKPGSDLSEAAKMKYLTPSNAAFTKSDGGMLDVKVDGEEHKAVYAHCSFPHTNRSIYVSIRNLDNKELGMIRTLDEFPPDTKQLLEEQVRIRYFSPEITKVVRVKEEFGYAYWEAETTAGLCRFTVRSGGGNTKLITTTRLLITDVDGNRFVIPDLGSLSDKEYRMVEMCM; this is encoded by the coding sequence GTGACGACGAATGGTACAGCTCCTAATCAAACAGCAGAAGAAGCAAAGCCAGGCTCCGATCTTTCGGAAGCGGCCAAGATGAAATATTTAACGCCTTCGAATGCGGCATTTACAAAATCGGACGGAGGCATGCTCGATGTCAAAGTCGACGGCGAAGAGCATAAGGCTGTCTATGCTCACTGCTCGTTCCCGCACACGAACCGCAGCATTTACGTATCGATCCGTAACCTGGATAACAAAGAACTCGGCATGATCCGCACACTGGATGAATTTCCGCCTGACACGAAGCAGCTGCTGGAAGAGCAGGTTCGTATCCGCTACTTTTCTCCGGAGATCACTAAGGTCGTCCGGGTCAAAGAAGAATTCGGGTACGCCTACTGGGAGGCGGAAACGACGGCAGGCTTATGCCGGTTCACCGTTCGCAGCGGCGGAGGCAACACGAAGCTGATTACGACGACCCGATTGCTGATCACGGATGTTGACGGCAACCGATTCGTCATACCGGACCTTGGCAGCTTAAGCGACAAAGAATACCGGATGGTTGAGATGTGCATGTAA
- a CDS encoding ABC transporter ATP-binding protein, translating into MNLNFELAEQDLNAARQAVGQSIRYCVPADLSLSGRRMSGFLVIGEEKWAYIEDGHIMEQRYIAEGTNYKIIPLIGNAVLEAEVNQTKRIIARVTMQHAARYGFIAQILNDISAQRQIRIFNNEEEPVCAKCNGPLIHGTRVCPRCMNKAAAIKRLFAVSRSHWRMLGLGLIVLFASSGIALVGPYFQKLLVNSALQPVDGIVDKSMFYVAIAGMLAVLVFGELLNISKGRIMAGVSSGIAADLRKMVFDKTQQLSLGFLTSQRAGDIMNRVTSDTDRIRHLIQELCTTAIFQFIMLVCASYLLFSADWRLAVVVLIPAPIVAYLHRYIWKTVLWKLFHKQWRVYDKANSFLHDVLSGIRVVKAFGKEDREIKKFRAYNSEFAAATVKSEKLFSILSPITNYLIELGQYFVLLIGCGMILDKQMNIGELIQFSSYASMIFGPIAWMMFLPRWVANAAISVDRVFSVIDEQPEVIDQENSGKLTIKGHIEFRNVIFGYKTYEPVLKDVSFEIKQGEMIGLVGHSGSGKSTLINLISRFYDVTDGEVLIDGVDICTIKQAELRSQIGVVLQETFLFTGTIMENIRYAKPNATYEEIIEAARIANAHDFIIKSPDGYDTMLDENGNNLSGGERQRLAIARAVLNNPRLLILDEATASLDIDTETAIQEALQRVTKNRTTIAIAHRLSTLRHADRLFVLEKGVVAEVGTHTELLEKKGIYYNLINAQRNMTKKQEQEPGAEQGKTEAATVEVTA; encoded by the coding sequence ATGAATCTCAATTTCGAGCTTGCCGAGCAGGATCTTAACGCTGCGAGGCAAGCTGTCGGGCAGTCCATTCGTTACTGCGTCCCAGCCGATTTGTCGTTGTCGGGACGCAGGATGTCAGGCTTTTTGGTCATCGGAGAAGAGAAATGGGCGTATATCGAAGACGGACACATCATGGAACAGCGCTATATCGCGGAAGGTACCAATTACAAGATCATCCCGTTGATCGGTAACGCGGTTCTAGAAGCCGAAGTCAATCAAACCAAACGCATCATCGCCCGCGTCACGATGCAGCACGCAGCGAGATACGGCTTCATTGCCCAAATTTTGAACGACATCTCGGCACAAAGACAAATCCGGATCTTTAATAACGAAGAAGAGCCGGTTTGCGCCAAGTGCAATGGTCCGCTTATTCACGGCACCCGCGTTTGTCCGAGATGCATGAATAAAGCGGCAGCGATCAAGAGACTGTTCGCGGTTTCGCGGTCGCATTGGCGAATGCTTGGTCTTGGACTCATCGTCTTATTCGCGTCCTCGGGCATTGCGCTAGTCGGTCCTTATTTTCAGAAGCTGCTGGTTAACTCCGCACTCCAGCCGGTCGATGGCATCGTGGATAAAAGCATGTTCTACGTAGCGATTGCCGGAATGCTGGCCGTTCTCGTGTTCGGTGAATTGCTGAACATTTCGAAGGGCCGAATCATGGCGGGTGTCAGCTCAGGCATCGCGGCCGATTTGCGCAAGATGGTGTTCGACAAGACGCAGCAGCTGTCGCTAGGCTTTCTGACGTCTCAGCGGGCCGGCGATATTATGAACCGGGTTACCTCCGATACGGATCGAATCCGGCATCTCATTCAAGAATTGTGTACGACAGCCATCTTCCAGTTCATCATGCTGGTTTGCGCCAGCTATCTGCTCTTCAGTGCCGATTGGCGCTTAGCGGTCGTCGTGCTTATCCCTGCGCCAATCGTCGCCTATCTTCATCGGTATATTTGGAAGACGGTGCTGTGGAAGCTGTTCCACAAGCAATGGCGGGTATACGACAAAGCGAATTCGTTTCTGCATGACGTGTTGAGCGGCATTCGCGTCGTGAAGGCGTTCGGGAAGGAAGATCGGGAAATCAAAAAATTCCGCGCTTACAACAGCGAGTTTGCGGCAGCAACGGTGAAGAGCGAGAAGCTGTTCAGCATTCTCTCGCCAATTACCAACTATTTGATCGAGCTGGGGCAATATTTCGTCCTGCTGATCGGATGCGGAATGATTCTCGACAAGCAGATGAACATCGGGGAATTGATTCAGTTCAGCTCGTATGCATCGATGATCTTCGGACCGATCGCTTGGATGATGTTTTTGCCTCGATGGGTGGCGAACGCCGCGATCTCGGTGGACCGCGTGTTCTCGGTCATTGATGAACAGCCGGAAGTAATCGACCAAGAGAACAGCGGGAAGCTAACCATCAAAGGCCATATTGAATTCCGCAATGTCATCTTCGGCTATAAAACCTACGAGCCTGTATTGAAGGATGTATCCTTCGAAATCAAACAAGGCGAGATGATCGGGCTTGTCGGCCACTCGGGCTCCGGTAAATCGACATTGATCAACTTGATCTCCCGGTTCTACGATGTGACGGATGGCGAAGTGCTCATCGATGGCGTCGACATTTGCACGATCAAGCAAGCCGAACTCCGCTCCCAAATCGGCGTCGTCCTGCAAGAGACGTTTCTCTTCACCGGCACCATTATGGAGAATATTCGCTATGCGAAGCCGAATGCGACATACGAGGAGATTATTGAGGCCGCTAGAATCGCGAACGCTCATGATTTCATCATTAAATCGCCGGACGGCTATGACACGATGCTCGACGAGAACGGCAATAACTTGTCGGGCGGCGAGCGGCAGCGGCTGGCAATCGCGCGTGCCGTCCTCAATAATCCGCGGCTTCTTATTCTGGATGAAGCGACCGCATCGCTCGATATCGATACGGAAACGGCGATTCAAGAAGCGCTGCAGCGGGTGACGAAGAATCGGACGACGATCGCCATCGCGCACCGGTTGTCGACGCTTCGCCATGCTGACCGCCTCTTCGTACTGGAGAAAGGCGTGGTTGCTGAAGTCGGTACCCATACGGAGCTGCTGGAGAAGAAGGGCATCTATTATAACCTCATTAATGCGCAGCGCAACATGACAAAGAAACAAGAGCAGGAGCCTGGAGCGGAGCAAGGCAAGACTGAAGCCGCAACGGTGGAAGTAACCGCTTAG
- a CDS encoding SDR family oxidoreductase: MPFPYYPYIGTKPQHTYVPLVFPAQHQNRRPGFEYEMNPRPISNNPDYVGSGRLCDKVAIVTGGDSGIGRAVAIAFAKQGADLMIPYLNEHRDAADTKQLIEQLGRKCVTMAVDLRVEGACAKVVEATLKNFGVLNILVNNHGVQYHQNSIMDISRAQLLDTFHTNIISFFEMTQAALPYLHPGSSIINTTSDTAFSGMANMIDYTATKGAIVSFTRSLALSLAKQAIRVNAVAPGPTWTPLIPTAFTLEETTTFGTDVPLGRSGQPFELAPAYVLLASDDSSYMTGQVVFVNGGTIVT; the protein is encoded by the coding sequence TTGCCATTTCCATACTACCCTTATATCGGTACGAAACCGCAGCATACTTATGTACCGCTCGTCTTTCCGGCGCAGCACCAGAACAGGAGGCCGGGGTTCGAGTATGAAATGAATCCTCGGCCGATCTCGAACAATCCGGACTATGTCGGGAGCGGCCGTCTTTGCGATAAGGTTGCGATCGTAACGGGAGGCGACAGCGGCATTGGCCGGGCGGTTGCGATCGCTTTTGCCAAACAAGGCGCCGATCTGATGATCCCTTATCTCAATGAGCACCGGGACGCCGCCGATACGAAGCAACTGATCGAACAGCTGGGGCGCAAATGCGTCACGATGGCCGTGGATTTAAGAGTGGAAGGGGCATGCGCCAAAGTCGTGGAAGCAACGCTCAAAAACTTCGGGGTGCTGAACATACTCGTCAACAATCACGGCGTGCAATATCATCAGAACAGCATTATGGACATCAGCCGCGCCCAGCTGCTGGACACGTTTCATACCAATATCATTTCGTTCTTCGAAATGACGCAAGCCGCGCTGCCGTACCTGCATCCTGGCAGCTCCATCATTAATACAACATCGGATACGGCGTTTTCGGGCATGGCCAATATGATCGACTATACGGCGACCAAAGGGGCGATCGTTTCGTTCACCCGTTCCTTGGCGCTTTCGCTAGCTAAGCAAGCGATACGCGTCAATGCGGTCGCTCCCGGTCCGACATGGACGCCTCTCATTCCAACGGCGTTTACCTTGGAGGAAACGACAACGTTCGGCACGGATGTGCCGTTAGGCAGATCGGGGCAGCCGTTCGAGCTGGCGCCGGCCTATGTGCTTCTTGCCTCCGACGATTCATCTTATATGACCGGTCAAGTCGTGTTCGTCAACGGCGGAACGATTGTCACTTAA
- a CDS encoding GlcG/HbpS family heme-binding protein codes for MVRMTLELALHLAAVGEQRAYQVGLPFNLAVVDECGDLVAFHRMDNALLAGIDIASNKAWTSVTMQMPTAELAKLAQPGGDAYGVNTTQQGRVVILGGGIPLAGGSQIIGGIGVSGGTSAQDLLVAHAMVQTYNGIASRAISAAHLAQAHSAYYRKHELDKMTLALAKLLLAASVRKSIQLGLRCDIAIVDDGGNLVAFYRMDHARSGDIEVSENKAWSSVALQRPTADIAQMALPGGDAYGINTTNKGRLVVLGGGIPLRSRHRVIGGIGVSGGTSAQDVEVAEAAVHAFHAFNQ; via the coding sequence ATGGTTCGAATGACGTTAGAGCTGGCGCTTCATTTGGCTGCGGTCGGCGAGCAGAGGGCTTACCAAGTCGGACTGCCGTTCAACCTTGCGGTCGTGGATGAATGCGGCGACTTGGTCGCCTTTCATCGGATGGACAATGCCCTGCTAGCGGGCATCGACATCGCGTCCAACAAAGCATGGACGAGCGTAACGATGCAAATGCCGACCGCGGAGCTGGCTAAATTGGCGCAACCCGGCGGCGATGCCTATGGCGTGAACACGACTCAACAAGGGAGAGTCGTCATTCTCGGCGGCGGGATCCCGCTTGCCGGCGGCAGCCAAATTATTGGCGGCATCGGAGTAAGCGGCGGGACGAGCGCGCAAGATTTGCTGGTCGCTCACGCGATGGTTCAGACCTATAACGGGATCGCAAGCAGGGCCATATCGGCTGCTCATCTTGCTCAAGCGCATTCCGCCTACTACCGGAAACACGAGCTCGACAAAATGACGTTAGCTCTAGCAAAACTGCTGCTAGCCGCCTCCGTTCGCAAATCGATCCAGCTGGGGCTTCGCTGCGACATTGCCATTGTAGATGACGGCGGCAATTTGGTCGCGTTCTATCGGATGGACCATGCGCGGTCTGGCGATATCGAAGTGTCGGAAAATAAAGCGTGGAGCAGCGTCGCCCTGCAAAGGCCAACCGCGGACATTGCGCAGATGGCTCTGCCTGGGGGCGATGCGTATGGCATTAATACGACCAACAAAGGACGCCTTGTCGTCTTAGGCGGCGGAATCCCGCTGCGCAGCCGCCATCGCGTGATTGGCGGAATTGGCGTAAGCGGAGGTACAAGCGCGCAGGATGTGGAAGTGGCGGAAGCTGCGGTTCACGCTTTTCACGCATTCAATCAATAA
- a CDS encoding spore germination protein translates to MDIDNNASLKSALHANIAAMKQRLGGSEDLIVRAFQSEAGGVRRDMALLFIDGLTEEKAIQQSIIEPLLHAGTRAGTGSANIGDEKLFGYLKNSVLSASQVAAIDQLDAAADAIIIGNVILLAEGCAAGLKVCMANWEQRTVSEPTNQTVIRGPKEAFTENIRVNSALIRRIIKNPSVILKNRQIGKVTKTNVSIMYVQGIADETALKEVNRRLSEINTDAILESGYIEEFIQDETYTLYPTVQNTERPDVVAAAMLEGRIAILIDGTPHVLLVPALFVQFIQSAEDYYQRADISSLLRVLRYFGLFIAALVPALYIAITTFHQEMLPTQLLISLSAQREGVPFPAFIEAMIMEATYEILREAGIRMPRTVGQAVSIVGTLVIGQAAVEAGIISASMIIVVSITAISSYVIPEFDMSIAVRITRFVFMGLAAAFGMFGIFIGLLALLLHLSSLRSFGVPYMAPVGPFTLADQKDVIMRVPHPYMKKRPSMFSRLNVTRQRKAPRRNG, encoded by the coding sequence ATGGACATCGACAACAATGCAAGCCTAAAATCCGCCCTTCATGCGAATATAGCGGCGATGAAGCAGCGTTTAGGCGGGAGCGAGGATCTAATCGTACGCGCGTTTCAAAGCGAAGCAGGCGGTGTCCGGAGGGACATGGCCTTACTATTCATCGACGGATTAACGGAAGAGAAAGCAATCCAACAATCTATTATAGAGCCGCTCCTGCATGCCGGAACACGCGCGGGAACGGGAAGCGCCAATATTGGAGATGAGAAGCTGTTCGGTTATCTCAAAAACTCCGTGCTGTCCGCAAGCCAGGTCGCTGCAATCGATCAATTGGACGCCGCGGCGGATGCGATCATCATCGGCAATGTGATTCTTCTAGCGGAAGGCTGCGCGGCCGGACTCAAGGTGTGCATGGCAAACTGGGAGCAGCGCACGGTCAGCGAGCCGACGAACCAAACGGTCATTCGAGGCCCTAAGGAAGCTTTTACGGAAAATATTCGCGTCAACTCCGCACTAATACGGCGCATTATAAAAAATCCAAGCGTCATTCTTAAAAATCGGCAAATCGGAAAAGTAACGAAAACGAATGTCTCGATTATGTATGTCCAAGGCATTGCCGATGAAACCGCCTTGAAGGAAGTCAATCGGCGGCTCTCTGAAATTAATACCGATGCGATTCTCGAAAGCGGCTATATCGAAGAGTTTATTCAAGACGAGACGTACACGCTCTATCCGACCGTGCAAAATACGGAGCGGCCGGACGTCGTCGCGGCCGCGATGCTGGAGGGGCGCATCGCCATACTCATAGACGGCACGCCGCATGTGCTGCTCGTGCCCGCCTTGTTCGTACAGTTTATCCAATCCGCGGAGGATTACTACCAGCGCGCAGATATCAGCTCGCTGCTTCGGGTGCTCCGCTATTTCGGTCTTTTTATCGCAGCGCTTGTTCCGGCGCTCTATATCGCGATCACGACGTTTCATCAAGAGATGCTGCCGACCCAGCTGCTGATCAGCTTGTCCGCTCAGCGCGAAGGCGTGCCGTTCCCGGCTTTTATCGAAGCGATGATTATGGAAGCGACATACGAGATTTTGCGAGAGGCCGGCATCCGGATGCCCCGAACCGTCGGCCAAGCCGTCTCCATCGTCGGGACGCTCGTCATCGGGCAAGCGGCGGTTGAAGCAGGCATTATATCGGCAAGCATGATTATCGTTGTGTCGATCACGGCGATATCGAGCTATGTCATACCGGAATTTGACATGTCGATCGCGGTGCGGATTACGAGATTCGTCTTCATGGGACTAGCTGCCGCGTTCGGCATGTTCGGTATTTTCATCGGCCTGCTTGCGCTGCTGCTTCACTTGAGCAGCTTACGATCATTCGGCGTGCCATATATGGCGCCGGTAGGTCCGTTTACGTTAGCTGATCAGAAGGATGTCATCATGCGGGTACCCCATCCTTACATGAAGAAAAGGCCCAGCATGTTCAGCAGGCTCAATGTGACACGCCAGCGTAAAGCGCCGAGAAGGAACGGGTAA
- a CDS encoding Ger(x)C family spore germination protein, with protein MPLKRVVMILLTLLLALPITGCWDRREMNELAISLAMGIDWIGNEYVVTVQVVQPSQVVVQKGGGGTETPITLYKSQGKTIYEAIRKMTTASPRKIYAAHLRVLMFGEAMTRRGIGDTIDLLSRDYELRTDFYLLIARGTTAARALNIMTPLEKIPANKLFKSIETSEKAWAPVMSVTLDDFANDVVSKGKNPVISGIRVTGTEEVGSSTDNLKTIRPKALLENDSMGVFRNDRLVGWLNEEESKGYNYIISNVHSTVGHVSCSDGGYLAIEVLRADSKMKGNYINGRPKLAVDLRVEENVGEVECRIDLTKLSSIQELEKRAEERLTGIITRSLEAGQKKFKSDFFGFGNVIHRSNPGVWKTIQKDWDEHFAEAEFDIKVEVKIKRTGTITNSFMEEKEE; from the coding sequence ATGCCGCTTAAACGAGTCGTCATGATTTTGTTGACGCTGCTGCTAGCGCTTCCGATTACGGGTTGTTGGGACAGGCGGGAAATGAACGAGCTTGCCATTTCGTTGGCGATGGGGATCGATTGGATTGGCAATGAATATGTCGTCACCGTTCAAGTCGTGCAGCCCAGCCAGGTTGTCGTCCAGAAGGGCGGAGGCGGTACCGAAACGCCGATAACCTTATATAAGTCGCAAGGAAAGACCATCTACGAGGCGATTCGCAAGATGACAACCGCCAGCCCTCGTAAAATATACGCAGCCCATCTTCGCGTACTGATGTTTGGCGAAGCCATGACACGGCGAGGGATAGGAGACACGATCGATTTGCTCTCCCGGGATTACGAGCTGCGAACCGACTTTTATTTGCTGATCGCCAGAGGGACGACTGCGGCCCGGGCCTTGAACATTATGACGCCGCTCGAGAAAATACCGGCTAATAAGCTGTTCAAGTCGATCGAAACGTCGGAGAAAGCATGGGCGCCCGTCATGTCGGTGACGTTGGACGATTTTGCCAATGACGTCGTCAGCAAAGGTAAAAATCCGGTTATTAGCGGCATCCGTGTGACTGGTACGGAAGAGGTTGGATCATCAACGGATAATCTGAAAACAATCCGGCCAAAGGCTTTACTGGAAAACGACAGCATGGGCGTATTTCGGAATGATCGATTAGTAGGCTGGCTGAACGAAGAGGAAAGCAAAGGCTACAACTATATCATCAGTAACGTGCATAGTACGGTTGGCCATGTAAGCTGTTCCGACGGCGGCTATCTCGCGATTGAAGTGCTGCGTGCGGATTCGAAAATGAAAGGGAACTACATCAATGGCCGTCCGAAGCTGGCCGTTGATCTGCGGGTGGAAGAGAACGTTGGCGAAGTCGAATGCCGTATTGATCTGACGAAGCTCAGCTCCATCCAAGAGCTTGAGAAGCGGGCAGAGGAGAGGTTGACCGGTATTATTACCCGCTCATTGGAAGCGGGGCAGAAGAAGTTCAAATCCGATTTCTTCGGATTCGGGAATGTCATCCACCGCAGCAATCCCGGCGTTTGGAAAACGATTCAGAAGGATTGGGACGAGCATTTCGCAGAAGCCGAGTTCGATATCAAGGTCGAAGTCAAAATCAAACGGACAGGCACCATTACAAACTCGTTTATGGAGGAGAAGGAGGAGTAG
- a CDS encoding GerAB/ArcD/ProY family transporter produces MEDNGKITGFQLMVLVFLYTIGTTVLVIPAGLAATAKQDAWIGAIVGVLIGAAVLGLYLALWIVYPGQSFVGICRSALGKWAGTAVAVIFTGYAFIGAATVLFYVGNFFQTQFLPRTPIWCIVMLFGFVVVMGTRLGLETISRASELMLPWFLILFSILVITLVPASKSVHLLPMLETGWKPVFSAGLSFAGTAYMPIVFLFSVLPNVQAPEKARIGMYVAALIGGVCVALVTLLCILILGPNITGRSMFPSYALVKKINIGNFLQRVEAVLAGLWFITTYVKTTFYFYGGVTSLSEIFKLNNYRVVTLPCIMIVVVLSMIVYPDVVYMQYWDSIIFPPYILVMGVGIPLLLWIIGLFKNHAQP; encoded by the coding sequence ATGGAGGATAACGGGAAAATTACCGGGTTCCAGCTAATGGTGCTCGTCTTTTTATATACGATTGGTACGACCGTCCTCGTCATTCCTGCGGGACTTGCCGCCACTGCCAAGCAGGACGCCTGGATTGGCGCAATCGTCGGCGTGCTCATCGGAGCAGCGGTTCTCGGACTGTACTTGGCGTTATGGATCGTCTATCCGGGCCAATCCTTCGTCGGCATTTGCCGGTCCGCATTAGGAAAATGGGCAGGCACGGCCGTCGCCGTCATTTTTACGGGCTATGCCTTTATCGGTGCGGCTACCGTATTGTTCTATGTCGGCAATTTTTTTCAAACGCAATTTCTGCCTCGTACGCCAATTTGGTGTATCGTGATGCTGTTTGGATTCGTTGTCGTGATGGGAACGCGGCTCGGGCTGGAAACGATATCGCGTGCATCCGAGCTTATGCTGCCTTGGTTTCTCATTCTTTTCTCGATCTTGGTCATTACGTTAGTACCGGCATCCAAATCGGTTCATCTGCTTCCCATGCTCGAAACGGGCTGGAAGCCGGTTTTCTCGGCCGGTCTGTCGTTTGCCGGCACTGCCTATATGCCGATTGTATTTCTGTTCTCCGTACTCCCGAACGTGCAAGCGCCCGAGAAAGCAAGAATCGGCATGTATGTGGCCGCGCTGATCGGCGGCGTATGTGTCGCTCTGGTAACGCTGCTATGTATTTTGATATTAGGTCCCAATATTACGGGGAGAAGCATGTTTCCGAGTTACGCGCTCGTCAAAAAAATCAACATCGGCAACTTTTTGCAGCGGGTAGAGGCGGTACTAGCAGGACTATGGTTCATTACGACCTATGTCAAAACAACATTCTATTTCTACGGCGGGGTCACCAGCCTCTCGGAAATATTCAAGCTGAACAACTACCGGGTCGTAACGCTGCCTTGCATTATGATCGTCGTCGTCCTTTCGATGATCGTGTACCCGGATGTCGTCTACATGCAGTACTGGGATTCCATTATTTTTCCGCCTTATATTCTCGTCATGGGAGTTGGCATTCCGCTTCTCTTGTGGATCATTGGCTTGTTTAAAAATCATGCTCAACCATAA